One window of the Dongia rigui genome contains the following:
- the hisF gene encoding imidazole glycerol phosphate synthase subunit HisF, whose product MKNARIIARLDIKNDYVVKGVHLEGLRRIGEPHQMARSYYSAGADEIVLNDVVASLYGRNSLLDVIRDVTRDVFVPITLIGGIRSPGDVEAALRAGADKVGINTAALARPDLIDEASKQFGSQCIVLSIEAKRQPGGKWEALTDSGRERSGREVVAWAKEAIERGAGEILLTSIDQDGTGAGVAIDLTRAVAAISTVPVIASGGIKTVDQVEHCFVEGEVDAVAIASALHYRWLSLQDVRRHLLRHNSFEVREVLVS is encoded by the coding sequence ATGAAGAACGCGCGCATCATCGCACGCCTCGACATCAAGAACGACTATGTTGTGAAGGGCGTTCATCTCGAGGGTCTGCGTCGGATCGGCGAGCCCCACCAGATGGCGCGTAGTTACTACAGCGCTGGCGCCGACGAAATCGTCTTGAACGATGTCGTCGCTTCCCTTTATGGCCGGAACTCTCTGCTCGACGTCATCAGGGATGTGACGCGCGACGTCTTTGTGCCCATCACCCTCATAGGCGGCATCCGTTCGCCGGGCGATGTCGAGGCGGCGCTGCGCGCCGGTGCCGACAAGGTGGGCATCAACACGGCGGCGCTCGCGCGGCCCGACCTCATCGATGAGGCGTCAAAGCAGTTCGGCTCGCAATGCATCGTGCTGTCGATCGAAGCGAAACGCCAGCCGGGTGGAAAATGGGAAGCCCTGACCGACAGCGGTCGCGAGCGCAGCGGCAGAGAGGTCGTCGCCTGGGCGAAGGAAGCGATCGAGCGCGGCGCAGGCGAGATCCTGCTCACCTCGATCGATCAGGATGGTACCGGTGCCGGCGTGGCCATTGATCTGACGCGTGCGGTGGCGGCAATCAGCACCGTGCCTGTTATCGCATCCGGCGGCATCAAGACGGTCGACCAAGTCGAGCATTGCTTCGTCGAGGGCGAGGTCGATGCGGTTGCCATCGCCTCGGCGCTGCATTACCGCTGGCTGTCTCTCCAGGATGTGCGGCGGCACCTGCTGCGGCACAATTCCTTCGAAGTTCGGGAAGTGCTCGTGTCATGA